One part of the Tenacibaculum sp. 190130A14a genome encodes these proteins:
- a CDS encoding serine hydrolase, with translation MKKLFSFALLLLVVTSTSFAQSLENKIDKILNEQFKENETGISVLVAKKGKVVYRKAFGKSNLELDVNMTPENVFEVGSITKQFTAVAILMLVEEGKLSLQDDITKFIPDYPTKGNKITVHHLLTHTSGIKSYTSMQKFGEVATIDKEPLKFIDFFKNEPMDFNPGEKYKYNNSGYFILGYIVEKVSGISYPKFLEERIFKKLNMNASYYGSHRKLIKNRASGYQKRNGTYSNARYISLTLPYAAGSIMSNVDDMLKWQIAISKNTLLKKETLDIAFTNYTLNNGEKINYGYGWSLDELNDVATIEHGGAIPGYLSMGVYVPSHDVYVIAFSNCGCKRPTNLALEITALTIGKPMFNETNKVTLSKEALNKWVGTYEFDNGAIRYITLEGEQLYSKRDGSSQKFKIFPTSVNEFSFEDGLISYVFSEKEGKKRVLFKNRINKEKGIFSTKKAPKEKEEIKVAANVLKKYEGKYELTPGFVITITAKEQQLFAQATGQPQFELFAESPTKFFLKVVAASVEFHQDEQGNTNALTLFQGGREMKAKKQ, from the coding sequence ATGAAAAAACTATTCTCCTTTGCATTACTCTTACTTGTAGTTACAAGTACTAGTTTTGCCCAATCTTTAGAAAACAAGATAGATAAAATTCTTAATGAACAGTTTAAGGAAAATGAAACAGGTATTTCTGTGTTAGTTGCCAAAAAAGGTAAAGTTGTATATCGAAAAGCCTTTGGTAAATCTAATTTAGAATTGGATGTAAATATGACTCCAGAAAATGTTTTTGAAGTAGGATCTATTACAAAACAGTTTACGGCAGTAGCAATTTTAATGCTTGTTGAAGAGGGTAAGTTAAGCTTACAAGATGATATCACTAAGTTTATACCAGATTATCCTACCAAAGGAAATAAGATAACAGTACATCATTTGTTAACCCATACTTCTGGAATTAAAAGTTATACTTCAATGCAAAAATTTGGTGAAGTAGCAACTATAGACAAAGAGCCTTTAAAATTTATAGATTTCTTTAAAAATGAACCTATGGATTTTAATCCAGGAGAAAAATATAAATACAATAACTCTGGATATTTTATTCTTGGATATATAGTAGAAAAAGTAAGTGGAATAAGCTATCCAAAATTTTTAGAAGAAAGAATTTTTAAGAAATTGAATATGAATGCTTCATATTATGGAAGTCATAGAAAGCTGATTAAAAATAGAGCATCTGGATATCAAAAAAGAAATGGAACTTACTCGAACGCTAGATACATCAGTTTAACACTTCCGTATGCTGCAGGATCAATTATGTCTAATGTAGATGATATGTTAAAATGGCAAATAGCAATTTCTAAGAATACTTTACTAAAAAAAGAAACTTTAGATATAGCATTTACGAATTATACATTGAATAATGGAGAAAAAATAAACTACGGCTATGGTTGGAGTTTAGATGAATTAAATGATGTTGCTACTATTGAACATGGTGGTGCAATTCCAGGATATTTATCGATGGGGGTATATGTTCCTAGTCATGATGTGTATGTAATAGCATTTTCTAATTGTGGATGTAAACGACCTACGAATTTAGCTTTAGAAATAACTGCGTTAACTATTGGGAAACCTATGTTTAATGAAACCAATAAAGTGACTCTGTCAAAAGAAGCATTGAATAAATGGGTAGGAACTTATGAGTTTGATAATGGAGCAATTCGATATATAACCTTAGAAGGAGAACAACTGTATAGTAAACGTGACGGAAGTTCACAAAAGTTTAAAATTTTTCCAACTTCAGTGAATGAATTTTCTTTTGAAGATGGATTAATTTCATATGTTTTTTCAGAAAAAGAAGGAAAAAAGAGGGTACTTTTCAAAAATAGAATAAATAAAGAGAAAGGCATTTTTAGTACTAAAAAGGCACCTAAAGAGAAAGAAGAAATTAAGGTTGCCGCTAATGTTTTAAAAAAATATGAAGGAAAGTATGAACTAACACCTGGTTTTGTAATTACGATAACAGCAAAAGAACAACAACTGTTTGCACAAGCAACAGGACAACCACAGTTTGAGCTGTTTGCAGAATCGCCAACGAAATTTTTCCTTAAAGTAGTTGCTGCCAGTGTAGAATTTCATCAAGATGAGCAGGGAAATACCAATGCTTTGACTTTGTTTCAAGGAGGGAGAGAAATGAAAGCTAAAAAGCAATAA